The Candidatus Endomicrobium procryptotermitis genome has a window encoding:
- a CDS encoding type II and III secretion system protein, producing the protein MKKLIPVISVLFFISFVYGQKLSTLEKMVEISIEITEINENKSVELGIKWPSEASAGETVIPSIIESGEWARVTKYAATLKALETAGAAEVLSKPKIVTKSSTTARFMVGGEFPIVATEIGTSKIEWKEYGIIMDITPIVLSDSRIDIKLKTELSRLDYNVPVSGYPSIAKREAASHLQLKDGETMVLAGLIETTKGTTKEGIPILSDIPILGALFSVQKNNKTKMNVLIFVTTKILEQ; encoded by the coding sequence ATGAAAAAATTAATTCCGGTTATTAGCGTATTATTTTTTATAAGTTTTGTTTACGGTCAAAAATTATCGACTTTGGAAAAGATGGTTGAAATCTCTATTGAGATAACCGAAATAAACGAAAACAAATCCGTGGAATTAGGAATTAAATGGCCTAGCGAAGCTTCCGCTGGAGAAACAGTAATACCGTCGATTATCGAATCAGGTGAATGGGCAAGAGTTACAAAATATGCCGCGACTTTAAAAGCCTTGGAAACGGCGGGCGCGGCGGAGGTGTTGTCAAAGCCGAAGATTGTAACAAAATCATCGACTACGGCAAGATTTATGGTCGGAGGCGAGTTTCCGATAGTTGCTACTGAAATAGGCACAAGTAAAATAGAGTGGAAAGAATACGGCATTATAATGGATATTACTCCGATTGTATTAAGCGACAGCAGAATAGATATAAAATTAAAAACTGAACTTTCGCGTCTTGATTATAATGTGCCAGTCAGCGGATACCCATCTATAGCTAAAAGAGAGGCTGCTTCGCATCTTCAATTAAAAGACGGCGAAACTATGGTTTTGGCGGGACTTATAGAAACTACAAAAGGAACTACAAAAGAAGGCATACCTATTTTAAGCGATATTCCGATTCTCGGCGCTCTTTTCAGCGTGCAGAAAAACAATAAAACTAAAATGAATGTTTTAATTTTTGTCACTACCAAAATACTTGAACAGTAA
- the gcvT gene encoding glycine cleavage system aminomethyltransferase GcvT, giving the protein MKRTYLYESHIKLGAKMTEFSGWEMSLQYSSIIEEHNAVRNNCGIFDTSHMGTFIISGKDSGDFLNRVTVSDMKNLPCGKAKYSMILNEDGGIKDDIVIYKFENEYMVVVNAGNAEKDFQWLDNLKSGDTELKNISAEICLLALQGQQSASIMRTLSETDTDSLKYFMCSPLKLKNINASFCAIARTGYTGEDGFEIFISKEQSKMLWDELIKLGVKPCGLGSRDTLRLESCMPLHGHEIDENINPIDAGFEKIIYWKNNFIGKDKLLVIKDKPSKKSVAFECDGGIARNGNKVFYVGEEVGYVTSGTFSPTLKKAIGLAFVDINIGSCEIEIEIRNNKRKAYIVNKPFYRRIK; this is encoded by the coding sequence ATGAAAAGAACTTATTTGTATGAAAGCCACATAAAACTCGGCGCAAAGATGACTGAGTTCAGCGGCTGGGAAATGTCACTGCAATATTCGTCGATAATCGAAGAACATAATGCCGTCAGAAACAATTGTGGAATTTTCGATACTTCGCATATGGGAACTTTTATAATTTCAGGAAAAGACAGTGGAGATTTTTTAAACAGAGTTACGGTTTCTGATATGAAAAACCTTCCCTGCGGGAAAGCCAAATATTCGATGATTTTAAATGAAGATGGAGGCATTAAAGACGATATCGTAATTTATAAATTCGAAAACGAATACATGGTGGTTGTCAATGCCGGAAATGCGGAGAAAGATTTTCAGTGGCTTGATAATTTGAAATCAGGCGATACCGAACTTAAAAATATAAGCGCGGAAATATGTCTTTTGGCTTTACAGGGACAGCAATCCGCATCAATAATGCGTACTTTATCTGAAACAGACACGGATAGTTTAAAATATTTTATGTGTTCGCCTCTAAAATTAAAAAATATTAACGCTTCGTTTTGCGCAATCGCTAGAACAGGATATACGGGAGAAGACGGTTTTGAAATTTTTATTTCGAAAGAGCAGTCGAAAATGTTGTGGGACGAATTAATTAAGCTTGGAGTAAAGCCCTGCGGACTTGGCAGCCGCGATACTTTAAGATTGGAATCCTGCATGCCTTTGCATGGACATGAAATAGATGAAAACATAAACCCCATTGACGCGGGTTTTGAAAAAATTATATACTGGAAAAACAATTTTATAGGAAAGGATAAACTTTTGGTGATAAAAGACAAGCCTTCAAAAAAATCCGTTGCTTTTGAATGCGACGGAGGAATAGCAAGGAATGGAAATAAAGTTTTTTATGTCGGCGAAGAAGTGGGATATGTTACAAGCGGAACTTTTTCTCCTACGCTGAAAAAAGCGATAGGGTTGGCATTTGTCGATATTAATATCGGTAGCTGCGAAATAGAAATAGAAATCCGCAATAATAAGAGGAAAGCGTATATCGTAAATAAACCTTTTTATAGAAGGATAAAATGA